The following are encoded together in the Hemicordylus capensis ecotype Gifberg chromosome 4, rHemCap1.1.pri, whole genome shotgun sequence genome:
- the PAX1 gene encoding paired box protein Pax-1 — translation MEQTYGEVNQLGGVFVNGRPLPNAIRLRIVELAQLGIRPCDISRQLRVSHGCVSKILARYNETGSILPGAIGGSKPRVTTPNVVKHIRDYKQGDPGIFAWEIRDRLLADGVCDKYNVPSVSSISRILRNKIGNLSQPGGPYDSGSGGSGSKQPAPQPALPYNHIYQYPYPSAVSATGTKMGSHPGAPVSAAHVSLPRSWPSAHSVSNILGIRTFMEQSGALAGTEGSAYPPKIEDWPSVNRTTFPASGQGVHALDKSAAEADIKYPQPPPGLSAVSTFLSPCAYPSSNQPSVYGGPGGGYLSPAHHHWQTQGNPLAHHHGPGVAVHGGELASAVAFKHAREAVDRKQAASPAGKAPADALANIHGLSIPSSSS, via the exons AGCAAACTTACGGCGAAGTGAACCAGCTGGGAGGCGTCTTCGTCAACGGGAGACCCCTGCCCAATGCCATCCGGCTGCGGATCGTGGAGCTGGCTCAGCTGGGCATTCGGCCTTGCGACATCAGCCGGCAGCTGCGAGTGTCTCATGGCTGCGTGAGTAAGATCTTAGCCCGCTACAACGAGACGGGCTCCATCCTTCCCGGCGCCATCGGCGGGAGCAAGCCGAGGGTCACCACGCCCAATGTGGTGAAGCACATCCGAGACTACAAGCAGGGAGACCCGGGGATCTTCGCCTGGGAAATCCGTGACCGGCTGCTGGCCGATGGCGTCTGCGACAAGTACAACGTGCCCTCGGTGAGCTCCATCAGCAGGATCCTGAGGAACAAGATCGGCAACCTCTCGCAACCCGGCGGGCCTTATGACAGCGGtagtggcggcagcggcagcaagcaACCCGCCCCGCAGCCGGCGCTGCCCTACAACCACATCTACCAGTATCCTTACCCCAGCGCGGTGTCCGCCACCGGCACCAAGATGGGCAGTCATCCCGGCGCGCCAGTCTCCGCAGCCCACGTCAGCCTCCCTCGCTCTTGGCCCTCGGCTCACTCGGTCAGCAACATTCTGGGCATCCGCACCTTCATGGAACAAAGCG GAGCTCTGGCTGGGACAGAGGGCTCTGCCTACCCTCCCAAAATAGAAGACTGGCCGAGTGTGAACAGAACCACCTTCCCTGCTTCCGGACAAGGCGTCCACGCGCTTGACAAATCGGCAGCGGAAGCAGACATTAAATACCCCCAG CCGCCTCCTGGGCTCTCGGCTGTGAGTACCTTCCTGTCCCCATGCGCGTACCCGTCTTCAAACCAGCCCAGTGTCTACGGCGGGCCCGGCGGAGGCTACCTAAGTCCGGCCCATCATCACTGGCAGACGCAAGGCAACCCCCTGGCCCATCATCACGGGCCCGGAGTGGCGGTCCACGGAGGAGAGTTGGCTTCCGCCGTGGCCTTCAAACATGCGCGAGAAG ctgTGGACAGAAAACAAGCCGCTAGCCCTGCAGGGAAAGCTCCAGCAGATGCCCTCGCCAACATTCATGGACTCTCTATTCCATCCTCTTCGTCTTAG